CTTCTACGACATTTTTTACGGCGCTATACAGTTGGGCCAGTGTGAGCAGCCAGCCGGCTTGCCGCTGTTCTGCTTGCTCTTGCAGCGAGCGCAGCATCTTGGCTGAAAATCGACGCCGCCAAAGCTGAAACAGCACCACACAAAAGATCAGCTGCAGCACGGCCATAATCAGCGGTATTGGTGATACCCGCATATCTTGCATGCCACGGAGTAGGCGAGGGTAATAGCCGCGCCACTGCAGCCGCAAGCTGAGGCCAATCACTTTGATCTCTAATAAAATTTGCCGAATGCCCTCGGGGCCAAAGCTAAAAATGCGTTGCTTGCGCGCATAGCTGAGCTGCGACAGGGTATTTTCGCGCAGCTGTAAGATGTCAATAAAGTGCTGGCGCTGATGCAGGTAGGCCAGCTCAAGCGCTTGCCACGCGCCGTGCTCTAATTGCTTATAAGCGCGGGCACTGATCGGTGAAAAAAAGTCGTCTACGGTGAGGGCGGCTAAATAGCGGTTGATATCAACTAACAAGAACAGCAGCTGATCATCAGCATTTTGCTGCCCGCTTAATAATTTGAGTTGCTTGCGCCATTGATTGCGCTGGCGTTTCAGGGCCTGGGTTTTGCTATCGGCCTCTGCTTGAATGCGCTGAATATTGGGCGCTGCGACGCGAGAGTCGACCGGCTGGGCTAAAGCCAGACTAAGCCAGCCGCTGCACAGCAATAGCAGGCTTGAAAACAGAATCCGCTGCATAAGACATCCTTGCTTATTGTTCGAAATGGCGTGTTTATCTTAGCTGAATATAGCAAAAGCGCAGCCAAGGGTTTAGTGCCTGCGCTTAATCGCGAAAATAAACCTCAATAATGTGATAGCCAAACGGGCTTTTTATCGGGCCCTGCAGGCGTTTAAGCGGTGCGCTAAATACCACTTTGTCGACCGCCGAGACTAATTGCCCGCGTCGAATTTCGCCTAAATCACCGCCGCGTTTAGCGGAGCTGCAGCTTGAGTACTGTTTTGCCAGTTTGGCAAAATCGGCGCCGCTGTTGATGCGCTGTTTTAATAGCGCGGCATCGGCCTGAGTGCGTACTAAAATATGTCGCGCCATGGCGGTTTTTTTCATGCTTATCGCCCTAATACTTGCTGCGGCAGCCAGGTGGCTAAGCCCGGTATAAGGCTTAACAGGATTAACATGCCAAGCTGCATCAGAATAAACGGAATCACGCCGCGATAAATCACATCGCTGCGAATATCTGCCGGCACCACGCTGCGCAAATAAAACAAGGCAAAGCCAAAGGGTGGGGTTAAAAATGAAGTTTGCAAATTAATTGCCAGCATAATGCCCAGCCAAACCGGATCGAAACCCATCATTAATAAGATTGGACCAACAATTGGCACCACCACAAAGGTGATTTCAATAAAGTCGAGAATAAAGCCGAGTAAAAACACGCACAGCATCACCACCGCCAGCGCCGCATAGCGGCCACCGGGCAAGTGATTAAACGCGTGTTGCACCAGCTCGTCACCGCCAAGGCCGCGAAATACCAACGAGAACATGGTGGCACCAATCAAAATGGTAAATACCATAGCGCTGATTTTAGTGCAGCTGAGTAATGCCTGCTGCAGCGTTGCAAGGCTTAGCTGTCGATATTGCCAGGCCAGCAATAGCGCGCCAAATGCACCCACGCCGGCAGCCTCGGTTGGGGTAGCCGCGCCGACTAAGATCGAGCCAAGCACTACCATAATTAATACAATAGGCGGCAATAAGCCAGCCATTAGCTGGGCGATGCTTGGGCGCTGTGGCTCAGGCTTGGCTGGGCAGTCGGCAGGTTGGCGATAGGCGATCCACAGTACATAGGCAATATACAGCGCTACCAGTATCAGCCCCGGCAGGATGGCGCCGAGAAATAAATCGCCAACAGAAATCGCTTCGGGACTAAAAATGCCCATATTCAGCTGCGCCTGATGATAGGCATTGGACAACACATCGCCTAACAGCACCAGTGCAATCGAGGGCGGAATAATTTGCCCCAGCGTGCCGGTGGCGCAGATTACGCCGGTGGCAAGCGTTGGGCGGTAGTTTTGTTGCATCATGCTGGGCAGCGAGATCAGCCCCATGGTGACGACTGTGGCGCCAACAATGCCGGTGCTGGCCGCGAGTAAGGCGCCGACCACGATCACCGCAATCGCTAAGCCGCCGGGGCGATTGCCCATCAGCTGCGACATATTGCTAAGCAGACGCTCAGCCAGCTGGGATTTTTCAAGCAGCACGCCCATCAAAATAAACAGCGGTACTGCGGTCAGGGTTTGGTTATTCATAATCCCAAACAGGCGTTCAGGCATTGCCCATAAATAGCTGCTATCGAGCACACCTTGAATAATCGCGAAACCGGCGAAGGCCAGTGAGGTGCCGGCCAGGGTAAAGGCAACCGGAAAGCCCAGCATCAGCAGCAGGCAAATTGCCAGAAACAGGTAAATCGCTAGCCATTCCATACTTAAGCGGCGTCCTTCGCCGATGGCATAATCAGCCGCCGGCTGTGTTGCCACAGTAATAGGCAGGCTTCGAGAATCAACAGCAGCATCGCCAGTGGGATTAGCCCTTTCAGTAAATACACAAATGGCAGACCGCCAGGTTCGCTAGAGCTTTCTTGAATCTGCCAGGCGGCAATAAAAAACTGCCAGCCGCTGTACAGGCAAAAAACCGCAAACGGCAACAATAGACAAATGCTGCCAAGGCTATTCACCCAGGCTTGCTGGCGTGGCGACATGCTGGCATAAAAAATATCTACCCGCACGTGCTCGTCGGCTCGTAGCGTATAAGCGCAGGCCAGTAAAAACGCGCTTGCATGGCAGTAGCTGGCCGCTTCTTGTAGCGCAATCGAGCTAAAATTGAAGCCATAGCGCAGCACGACAATTGCCACCGTAAGCAACATCATGATCGCGATTAACCAGCTGGCGAGGTAGCCAAAGCAGCGATTGATGAGAGAAAGAGAGGGCAGCATATTTTATAATGATTTTGAGTAAGTGGCTGATTATACACCGAATATGCCGTTATAATATCGGCTTGTACGTTTTTTAAAACCGGGTTGAATTGATGACATCTTCTGCTGCACCTGAAACCATTCATGTCTTAGCCGGGCAGCGCCCTGACGGTGAGCTGGTGTATGAGCAAGTTTTGGCTCAAAGCATTGGCGATGACTGCTATCGCCTGTGCACGTCTTTGTTATTTGCTAAGGGAGCGGCCAAAGACGATGTGATTCGTTTATTGCCGGCCGGTCGATTTGAAGTTGAACAGCACGGCGGTAATCTCTGTGTGCGGGTGGTTGCGCGCGATAATTTGGATGTGATTCAGGCGCGTTTGCAGGCGAATTTAGCCAAGCTTGAGGCCAGCTGTGATTATGCCAATGAGCGCAGCCTGGTGTATTCCATTCCGGTGGCGCAGGGCTTTGAGCCGATTGAAAAGGCCTTTAATGAGGCCTTAGTGGGGCAAACTGAGCATGCGATGTGGCTGTATGCTAACGTCTATGATCCGATGGATGGGCAAACCCCATTGAACTGGTGGCATGACTTTTTAGCGAAATAATACGCAGGCTTAAAACTCAAACTCGAAGTTCATCTCAGGCTGCGGTGCCTGAACAAAGTCACCGGTGAGATAGTCGCAGCCAGTTGACCAAATAGTGGCCATCGCATTGGCATTAGCAACCTTGGGCAAAATAGTGCTGACTGACTGCGCCTTCGCTTCGGTGGTTAAGGTTTGCAAGCTGCTAACCTCACCTTTTTCGACGCTCTCGATAAAGCCTTCGGCCAGTCGCGCCATATCAAACTGCACGTGCTGGAATACCTTGAATGGTTCCTCTGCCATACCAAAGTCGCGGATCGATATGGTAAAGCCTGCCTGCTTGAATTTATTAAGCGTGTCGACCGCAGACTTGAGGTTATGGTTGATGTCGACTTCGCGGAACTGAAAAATCACATCGTCGGTGCTGATTTCGGAAGCTTTAATCGCCACGCCTAGCCAGTTCACCAGTTCAGGGTCTTTGATCGCGCTGGCAGTTAAATTAATAATCAGCCGGGTTTGCTGCGAAGCCTGTTTGCGGCTGGCCAAGGCCTTGGTGGCGGTGACGATAATCCAACGATCAAGCTCGCTATTTTGTGCTGCGCTAATCATCGCATCAGGGTAGCTCAGGCCACTGGCATCTTCTAGCCAACACTGCACCTCATAGGTTTCAGAGGCCTCACCCATCAGGCTCATTAAGGGTTGATAGCGCAAGGTGAACATTTCGTCTTCAATGGCATTGCTAATATCGGCCACGTCATTGGCAGATACAGTATTCGATAAGCTAACTTGAGGACGGTAAACCGCGACGCTATTTTTCTGTGACTCCATACGAATCTGCGCGGTGGCGGCAATGGATTGATCGAGTAAAAACGCGGCGTTTTTGTGGTTAAGATTTAAGATCGCGCAGCTGCAGGTAAACTGCACGGTTTTACCCGGCAGCTCACAGATGTGTTTTTCTATTTGCGGCAGTAGCGCCTTCACTTCAGCCAGCGCGGTTTCATTATCGAGCCGGCTGATGA
The Pseudomonadales bacterium genome window above contains:
- a CDS encoding TRAP transporter small permease subunit — encoded protein: MLPSLSLINRCFGYLASWLIAIMMLLTVAIVVLRYGFNFSSIALQEAASYCHASAFLLACAYTLRADEHVRVDIFYASMSPRQQAWVNSLGSICLLLPFAVFCLYSGWQFFIAAWQIQESSSEPGGLPFVYLLKGLIPLAMLLLILEACLLLWQHSRRLIMPSAKDAA
- a CDS encoding DUF4265 domain-containing protein, with translation MTSSAAPETIHVLAGQRPDGELVYEQVLAQSIGDDCYRLCTSLLFAKGAAKDDVIRLLPAGRFEVEQHGGNLCVRVVARDNLDVIQARLQANLAKLEASCDYANERSLVYSIPVAQGFEPIEKAFNEALVGQTEHAMWLYANVYDPMDGQTPLNWWHDFLAK
- a CDS encoding TRAP transporter large permease subunit, producing the protein MEWLAIYLFLAICLLLMLGFPVAFTLAGTSLAFAGFAIIQGVLDSSYLWAMPERLFGIMNNQTLTAVPLFILMGVLLEKSQLAERLLSNMSQLMGNRPGGLAIAVIVVGALLAASTGIVGATVVTMGLISLPSMMQQNYRPTLATGVICATGTLGQIIPPSIALVLLGDVLSNAYHQAQLNMGIFSPEAISVGDLFLGAILPGLILVALYIAYVLWIAYRQPADCPAKPEPQRPSIAQLMAGLLPPIVLIMVVLGSILVGAATPTEAAGVGAFGALLLAWQYRQLSLATLQQALLSCTKISAMVFTILIGATMFSLVFRGLGGDELVQHAFNHLPGGRYAALAVVMLCVFLLGFILDFIEITFVVVPIVGPILLMMGFDPVWLGIMLAINLQTSFLTPPFGFALFYLRSVVPADIRSDVIYRGVIPFILMQLGMLILLSLIPGLATWLPQQVLGR
- a CDS encoding peptidylprolyl isomerase, giving the protein MKKTAMARHILVRTQADAALLKQRINSGADFAKLAKQYSSCSSAKRGGDLGEIRRGQLVSAVDKVVFSAPLKRLQGPIKSPFGYHIIEVYFRD